From one Humulus lupulus chromosome 8, drHumLupu1.1, whole genome shotgun sequence genomic stretch:
- the LOC133797979 gene encoding peptidyl-prolyl cis-trans isomerase FKBP53 — protein MGFWGIEVKPGKPYPYHSDNVPGRLHVTQATLGLGSTSERSIVQCAVGHKSPIFLCSLLPNKNESCPLNLEFEEDELVAFSVIGPRSVHLSGYFESDEGDTIRDDYESDSFGEDIADSETESSEFDNSDSGDEFIDDDLDMFPDSPVPNSGVIIEEIEDDEKPTSKVGLSKQQKKNQSKGSEDNKDSQRQAIVKRDSIPVLESEDEDGFPVSNKHESKSNVQRTEPEVQKSDEKVEKTNKKKQDGDGATNLKRKVENLDQETQAEKKKKKKNKQLKEQHAEENSDEMERKELKSSDVSQVSTKNDHEEKLAKEKSLGNEQETKKKRKKNKKKSQDNEGETNVNQTVSAKEAQNVSTLDSDKQTNAKSSKVRTFANGLVVEELSMGKPDGKKAQPGKQVSVHYIGKLKKNGKQFDSNVGRAPFKFRLGVGQVIKGWDVGVEGMRVGDKRRLTIPPEMGYGRKGAGGAIPPNSWLVFDVELNDVR, from the exons ATGGGATTTTGGG GAATTGAAGTCAAACCAGGAAAGCCATACCCTTATCACTCGGATAACGTACCAGGTCGGCTTCATGTAACCCAG GCTACACTTGGTTTGGGCTCAACCTCAGAGAGGAGTATAGTTCAGTGTGCTGTTGGACATAAAAGTCCTATCTTTCTTTGCTCTCTGTTACCGAACAAAAATGAATCGTGTCCGTTGAATCTTGAATTTGAGGAAGATGAGTTAGTTGCATTCTCCGTCATTGGTCCACGGAGTGTCCATCTCTCTGGCTACTTTGAGTCTGACGAGGGCGACACCATAAGAGATGACTACGAGTC TGATTCTTTTGGGGAGGATATTGCTGATTCAGAGACAGAGTCATCTGAATTTGACAATAGCGATAGCGGTGATGAATTTATTGATGATGACCTTGACATGTTTCCTGATTCACCTGTTCCAAACAGTGGAG ttaTAATTGAGGAGATTGAGGATGATGAGAAACCAACAAGTAAAGTTGGGCTATCTAAACAACAGAAAAAGAACCAATCAAAGGGCTCTGAGGACAACAAAGACTCTCAACGCCAAGCCATTGTTAAAAGAGATAGCATTCCTGTTCTGGAAAGTGAAGATGAGGATGGCTTTCCAGTTTCCAACAAACATGAAAGCAAATCAAATGTTCAAAGGACTGAACCAGAGGTACAGAAATCAGATGAAAAGGTTGAGAAAACCAACAAGAAAAAGCAAGATGGCGATGGTGCTACTAACTTGAAAAGAAAGGTTGAAAATCTCGACCAGGAGACCCAAGCAGAAAA gaaaaaaaagaagaagaataagcaGTTAAAAGAACAACATGCAGAGGAAAATTCTGATGAAATGGAGCGCAAGGAGTTGAAGAGTTCCGATGTGAGTCAGGTTTCAACAAAAAATGATCATGAGGAAAAGCTGGCCAAGGAAAA GAGCCTTGGAAATGAACAGGAgacaaaaaagaagagaaagaagaacaaaaagaaaAGCCAGGATAATGAAGGTGAAACTAATGTGAATCAAACTGTTTCTGCTAAGGAAGCCCAAAATGTATCAACCTTGGACTCAGATAAGCAAACTAATGCAAAGTCATCTAAAGTGAGAACATTTGCTAATGGTTTGGTCGTTGAAGAACTGTCAATGGGCAAACCAGACGGTAAAAAAGCTCAACCAGGAAAGCAA GTCAGTGTTCACTACATTGGCAAGCTAAAGAAGAATGGTAAACAGTTCGACTCAAACGTGGGAAGAGCACCATTTAAGTTCCGCCTAG GTGTAGGACAAGTTATTAAAGGGTGGGATGTTGGAGTTGAGG GCATGCGTGTTGGGGACAAGAGAAGGCTTACTATTCCACCAGAGATGGG TTATGGACGTAAGGGAGCAGGTGGTGCAATTCCTCCAAATTCGTGGCTTGTGTTTGATGTTGAGTTAAATGATGTTCGTTAA
- the LOC133797977 gene encoding enolase, translating into MATIKIVKARQIFDSRGNPTVEVDVILSDGTLARAAVPSGASTGIYEALELRDGGSDYLGKGVLKAVENVNSIIGPALIGKDPTEQTKIDNYMVQQLDGTVNEWGWCKQKLGANAILAVSLAVCKAGASVKKIPLYRHIANLAGNKTLVLPVPAFNVINGGSHAGNKLAMQEFMILPVGASSFKEAMKMGVEVYHHLKSVIKKKYGQDATNVGDEGGFAPNIQENKEGLELLKTAIAKAGYTGKVVIGMDVAASEFYDSNDKTYDLNFKEENNDGSQKISGDSLKNVYKSFVTDYPIVSIEDPFDQDDWEHYAKMTSEIGEQVQIVGDDLLVTNPKRVEKAIREKSCNALLLKVNQIGSVTESIEAVRMSKCAGWGVMASHRSGETEDTFIADLSVGLATGQIKTGAPCRSERLAKYNQLLRIEEELGPAAIYAGSKFRAPVEPY; encoded by the exons ATGGCCACGATCAAGATCGTTAAAGCTCGTCAGATCTTTGACAGCCGTGGAAATCCCACCGTTGAA GTAGATGTTATACTCAGTGATGGAACATTGGCTAGAGCGGCTGTGCCCAGTGGTGCCTCCACAG GTATATATGAGGCCCTGGAATTGAGGGATGGAGGATCAGATTACCTTGGCAAAGGTGTCCTTAAG GCTGTGGAGAACGTGAATTCCATAATCGGGCCTGCTTTAATCGGCAAG GACCCAACAGAACAGACCAAGATTGATAATTATATGGTTCAACAGCTTGATGGAACTGTCAATGAATGGGGTTGGTGCAAACAAAAG CTTGGAGCAAATGCCATACTGGCTGTATCCCTTGCTGTGTGTAAAGCTGGTGCCTCAGTTAAGAAGATTCCTCTGTACCGG CACATTGCCAACCTTGCTGGAAATAAGACCTTGGTGCTTCCTGTGCCAGCTTTCAATGTCATTAATGGAGGCTCTCATGCTGGTAATAAGCTGGCAATGCAG GAATTCATGATTCTCCCTGTTGGGGCATCTTCTTTCAAAGAAGCTATGAAGATGGGTGTAGAAGTCTATCACCACTTGAAG AGTGTAATTAAGAAGAAGTACGGACAAGATGCCACAAATGTTGGTGATGAAGGTGGATTTGCTCCAAATATTCAG GAAAACAAAGAGGGCCTTGAACTGTTGAAAACAGCCATAGCTAAAGCTGGATACACTGGAAAG GTTGTAATTGGGATGGACGTAGCTGCTTCGGAATTCTATGATAGCAATGATAAGACATATGACTTGAATTTCAAGGAAGAG AATAATGACGGATCCCAGAAAATATCAGGAGACAGTTTGAAGAATGTCTACAAGTCCTTTGTGACTGATTATCCTATTGTGTCCATTGAAGATCCCTTTGATCAAGATGATTGGGAGCATTATGCAAAGATGACTTCTGAAATCGGTGAGCAAGTGCAGATTGTTGGTGATGACCTCCTTGTCACTAATCCAAAG CGTGTAGAGAAAGCCATAAGGGAGAAGTCTTGCAATGCCCTTTTACTAAAG GTGAATCAAATTGGTTCAGTTACTGAAAGCATTGAGGCTGTGAGAATGTCTAAATGTGCTGGATGGGGTGTTATGGCAAGTCACCGAAG TGGTGAAACCGAGGACACTTTCATTGCAGACCTTTCGGTTGGATTGGCAACT GGCCAGATCAAGACCGGTGCTCCTTGCAGGTCAGAACGCCTGGCTAAATACAACCAG CTTCTTAGGATTGAAGAAGAGCTAGGACCTGCTGCAATTTATGCTGGATCAAAATTCAGAGCACCCGTTGAACCATACTAA